In the Haloferula helveola genome, one interval contains:
- the aspS gene encoding aspartate--tRNA ligase — protein MRTHHCNQLRASDTGETVTLIGWVNSARDHGGVIFIDLRDREGLTQCVFRPEESADAAKLSHQLREEDVVLVTGKVSKRLEGTVNEKIGTGEIEIVATSLTIVNKAEVLPFQLDKELSNEDLRMKYRYLDLRRPRMTRNLRTRHRITKSARDFLDEHGFCEIETPILSKSTPEGARDFLVPSRLQSGHFYALPQAPQQYKQLLMVGGIEKYFQVAKCFRDEDLRADRQPEFTQIDIESSFVGQDDIIELVEGLLVRVFKEAIDADVAPGFDRMTWRDAMDLYGSDKPDRRFDLKFVDLTEELRNCEFRVFSGAVAAGGVVKAINAKGFADISTGQIDKLTKLAQDAGAKGLAYIQARGEERESWRSPFVKRMTDEEVEALRTKLNIEPGDLILFAADQWESACDVLGRVRLACADMQKLTEGSTELDFLWVTEFPLLAFDEEEGRYVAVHHPFTRPHPDDEQKLLAGELSTDIRALAYDVVLNGHELGGGSIRIHEATLQSAMFKALGISEEQAAEEFGHILDAFRFGAPPHGGVALGLDRLVMLVCGEHSIREVIAFPKNNKGSDLMSQSPAEVDPKQLRDLRIQSTARKPAPGSTPEAS, from the coding sequence CGCGGACGCCGCCAAGCTCTCCCACCAATTGCGCGAGGAAGACGTGGTCCTCGTCACCGGCAAGGTCTCCAAGCGACTTGAAGGCACGGTCAACGAGAAGATCGGCACCGGCGAGATCGAGATCGTCGCGACCTCGCTGACCATCGTCAACAAGGCCGAGGTGCTGCCGTTCCAACTCGACAAGGAGCTTTCCAACGAGGACCTGCGGATGAAGTACCGCTACCTCGACCTGCGCAGGCCGCGGATGACCCGCAACCTGCGAACCCGCCACCGGATCACCAAGTCGGCGCGCGACTTCCTCGACGAGCACGGATTCTGCGAGATCGAGACTCCGATCCTTTCCAAGTCCACCCCGGAAGGCGCACGTGACTTCCTGGTTCCTTCGCGCCTCCAGAGCGGACACTTCTACGCCCTGCCGCAGGCACCTCAGCAGTACAAGCAGCTGCTGATGGTCGGCGGTATCGAGAAGTATTTCCAGGTCGCCAAGTGCTTCCGTGACGAAGACCTGCGCGCCGACCGCCAGCCGGAATTCACACAAATCGACATCGAGAGTTCGTTCGTCGGACAGGATGACATCATCGAGCTCGTCGAAGGACTTCTCGTCCGCGTTTTCAAGGAAGCGATCGACGCCGACGTGGCGCCGGGCTTCGACCGCATGACCTGGCGCGATGCGATGGACCTCTACGGCTCCGACAAGCCCGACCGACGTTTCGACCTGAAATTCGTCGATCTGACCGAAGAGTTGCGCAACTGCGAGTTCCGCGTCTTCTCGGGTGCTGTCGCGGCAGGCGGTGTGGTCAAGGCGATCAACGCCAAGGGCTTCGCCGACATCTCAACCGGCCAAATCGACAAGCTGACCAAGCTCGCGCAGGACGCGGGCGCCAAGGGGCTCGCCTACATCCAGGCGCGTGGTGAGGAGCGCGAATCCTGGCGCTCCCCGTTCGTCAAGCGCATGACCGACGAGGAGGTCGAGGCGCTGCGCACCAAACTCAACATCGAGCCCGGCGACCTGATTCTCTTCGCCGCCGACCAGTGGGAAAGCGCCTGCGACGTACTCGGTCGGGTGCGCCTCGCCTGCGCCGACATGCAGAAGCTGACCGAAGGCAGCACCGAACTCGACTTTCTGTGGGTTACCGAATTCCCGCTTCTCGCCTTCGACGAGGAGGAGGGCCGCTACGTCGCCGTTCACCACCCGTTCACCCGTCCGCACCCGGACGACGAGCAGAAGCTCCTTGCCGGCGAGCTTTCCACCGACATCCGGGCCCTCGCCTACGACGTAGTGCTGAACGGCCACGAACTCGGCGGTGGCTCGATCCGGATTCATGAAGCGACCCTGCAGAGCGCGATGTTCAAGGCTCTCGGCATCAGCGAGGAGCAGGCTGCCGAAGAATTCGGCCATATCCTCGACGCCTTCCGCTTCGGAGCCCCTCCCCACGGCGGCGTCGCACTGGGCCTCGACCGGCTGGTGATGCTCGTTTGCGGTGAACACTCGATCCGCGAGGTCATCGCATTCCCGAAGAACAACAAGGGTAGCGACCTGATGTCGCAATCGCCTGCCGAGGTCGACCCGAAGCAGCTGCGCGACCTGCGGATTCAGTCGACGGCACGCAAGCCAGCTCCCGGTTCGACTCCCGAAGCATCCTGA
- a CDS encoding PLP-dependent transferase has protein sequence MRNFVDQPACSESDLGVPLPDSPHACSVCLPTWASVTGYEEGRDKIMRRLKSGYPRFVRNPLLGRLTLRAEEELAGDGEKVFLFPTKGSAQRAQRWIEKKAQIAARSSGFHGFQAVVVPAKAGSVANEYQRFTGELVSSRMAEDWLNGGLKEGSKLHLLKRRLATLYGTESSNVSVFSSGMSAVTALLRSLPGVAEGRKTLQLEFPYVDSLKVQEFFGSGVVFLNEAEGESFEEALQRIGRGEFAGVFTEVPSNPLLRTIDLERVASACAEGGTPLIVDDSSVGPFNVRVLPFADVVTCSLTKWLSGAGDVMGGAAVVRSDSPFATDLHAALEVEAVETSPMYLGDVQVLLSNLKGYRARMAKPNATALRLVEFLAEHPAVAEVWHPSRVHRARYEKVMSPDGGFGALFSFVLKSPRKAPKVYDALNVSKGPSFGTRFTLACPYTLLAHYQELDWAEGCGVPAHLLRVSVGEEDPGHLEQVFSEALRHG, from the coding sequence ATGCGAAACTTTGTCGACCAGCCGGCGTGCTCGGAAAGTGACCTTGGTGTCCCGCTTCCGGACTCTCCGCATGCCTGCTCGGTGTGCTTACCGACATGGGCGTCGGTGACCGGCTATGAAGAGGGCCGCGACAAGATCATGCGGCGGCTGAAATCGGGCTATCCCCGGTTTGTCCGGAACCCGCTCCTTGGAAGACTGACCCTGAGGGCGGAGGAGGAACTCGCAGGAGATGGAGAGAAGGTGTTTCTCTTCCCAACCAAGGGTTCGGCCCAACGGGCCCAGCGCTGGATTGAGAAGAAGGCTCAGATCGCCGCGCGTTCTTCCGGATTCCATGGCTTCCAGGCGGTGGTGGTTCCGGCGAAGGCCGGATCGGTCGCCAACGAGTACCAAAGGTTCACCGGAGAGTTGGTGAGCAGCCGCATGGCGGAAGATTGGCTGAACGGGGGACTCAAGGAGGGCTCCAAGCTGCATTTGCTGAAGCGGCGGCTCGCCACGCTCTACGGCACGGAGTCATCGAACGTGAGCGTGTTCTCAAGCGGGATGTCGGCCGTGACGGCGCTACTGCGCTCCCTGCCCGGAGTGGCCGAGGGGCGGAAGACGCTGCAGCTTGAGTTTCCCTATGTCGACTCGCTGAAGGTTCAGGAGTTTTTCGGCAGTGGCGTCGTGTTTCTCAACGAAGCGGAGGGTGAGTCGTTCGAAGAGGCTCTCCAGCGCATCGGGCGCGGAGAATTCGCCGGAGTCTTCACGGAAGTGCCGAGCAATCCGCTGCTGCGGACAATCGATCTCGAGCGGGTCGCATCGGCATGTGCCGAGGGAGGGACGCCGCTGATTGTCGACGACTCGTCGGTAGGGCCCTTCAATGTGCGGGTGCTGCCGTTTGCGGACGTGGTGACCTGCAGCCTGACGAAGTGGCTGTCGGGGGCGGGCGACGTGATGGGTGGCGCCGCGGTGGTCCGTAGCGATTCTCCGTTCGCGACTGATCTGCATGCGGCGCTTGAGGTCGAGGCGGTGGAGACATCGCCGATGTATCTCGGAGATGTGCAGGTCCTTCTGTCGAATCTGAAAGGCTACCGTGCCCGGATGGCGAAGCCGAATGCCACCGCGCTGCGTTTGGTCGAGTTCCTCGCGGAACACCCGGCGGTCGCGGAAGTCTGGCACCCGTCGCGGGTGCATCGCGCTCGCTACGAGAAGGTGATGTCACCTGATGGTGGTTTCGGGGCGCTTTTTTCCTTCGTTCTCAAGTCTCCACGCAAGGCGCCGAAGGTTTATGACGCGCTCAATGTCTCGAAAGGTCCCAGCTTCGGCACCCGCTTCACGCTGGCGTGCCCGTACACGCTGCTCGCTCATTATCAGGAGCTTGATTGGGCGGAGGGATGTGGGGTTCCGGCCCATTTGCTTCGGGTTTCCGTGGGGGAGGAGGACCCCGGGCATCTTGAACAGGTGTTTTCCGAGGCGCTGCGCCACGGTTGA